TAGCCGTTCGGTCACGCGGCTTGTGGCTGTGGACGGACGACGAGGGGGACGGCTGGGACGCAACACGCAAGCGTGACGGATTTTGCCCGGAAGGCCGATCAGGCCGCGCAAACCGGGTACGTCACGCGGAAAACCTGCACAAATCGCTCAAAAATCGAGCCGAGCAAACGACCGAGCGTACCCGATAGAGGCCCGCTTGACAAGCCGCTCGCGGCATCCGGGGCCGTTCCGGCGCTGTTTACCAAATGGTGAAAATGCGCGTGCGATCGCGCGGCATGCGACCTGTCGCCGTCAGGCAATCAGCAGGTCCGGACGCCACTCGATCCGGCGCCACGCGCCGTCACCGGGCGCCCCGCCGCCGGACAAGCCGGCATCGCGATTCACGCCAAGGCGCGGCACGTAGATCAGCAAGTCGCCGGAGAACAGCAGCGGCACGTCGCGCTGCCAGGCGGGCACGCCACGCTCCTGGAACAGGTTCTTCAGCGTACGGCCCGGGCCGCCCGGCGACGTGCGCATCCGCTCGCCGCCCGCTCGGGCACGCGCCGCCAGCCGCGCGCCGCGCAGCCGCGCCTCCGGCACCGCGTCGGCGCTTCCCGCGTCGGCCGGTGCGAACACGAACGTGCCGCGCCATCCCGGCAGGCGCCAGACTTCCTGCCCGTCCCACGCGAGCACCGCTTCCGGGTGCGGGCTCCCGGTGCCGTCGTCGGCCGGTTCGCTGCTGTCGCCCGCTTCCCAGTAGACGACGTCGCGATAAAGGCGCAGGCATTGCCCCGCGTGATCGACGCGCAGCGCATGGGCGACATTCGTGGCACGCAACTGCCGCATCATGTTGGCGAGCCGGGCAGCCGACGCGCCCGGCAAGCCGAGCCGGCGCATCCAGAAGCGCAGCAGGTTCGCGCCGCGCGTGTCGTCGAAAGCGACCAACGCGTCGCGCGACAGTGCCTGCCCGTCATCGCGCGCGGCAACGGCGAAGTCGAGTTCGGCCAGATCGTCGAGCAGTCGCTGCGCGGCCGCCGCATGCTGGGCCGCGCGGCCGAGCGCATCGCGAAAGCCCGGGAAATGCACGGCCAGCGCCGGCAGCACGTCGATGCGCAACGCATTGCGCGCGAAACGCGTGTCGTTGTTCGATTCGTCGTCGATCCATGCCAGGTCGCGCTGCGTCGCATAGCGCTCGAGTTGCGCGCGCAACAGTCGCAGCAGCGGGCGTACGCGCTCGACGCTCACGCCGTCAGGGCGGTAACGCGGCGCCATGGCGGCAAGCCCCGCGATCCCCGCGCCGCGCAGCAACTGCAGCAGCACGGTCTCGGCCTGGTCGTCCGCATGCTGCGCGAGCCACAGCGCGGCCGCGCCGTGGCGTTCGCACATCTCGTCGAGCGCCGCATAGCGCTGCTCGCGCGCCGTCGCCTCGACGCCGAGGCCGCTGTCGCGCGGCACGTCGACGCGCATCGATTCGAATGCGACACCGAGCGCTACGGCACTCGCCTCGGCGTGCGCCACCCACGCGTCGGCGTTCGCACTCAGCCCGTGATGCACGTGCAGCGCGACGCAACGCGATGCGCCCGCGACGCGCACGGCCGCATCGAGCAGCACCGTCGAGTCGAGGCCGCCGCTGTAAGCGATCGCGATGCGTGCATCGGCCGGCATGCCGGAAAGCGCAACGCCGACCGCGTCGAGGACGACGCGGTCGGCGGAGAATTCGGTGGGTGGAATCACGAGAGGAACGCGCGCGCAGCGGCGCGCGATTGGAGGGCGCAGCCGGTCATGCGCCCGGCGTGGTTTCCTTGAACTTGCCGTAGGCCATCAGGCGCTCGAAGCGGCGCTCGCGCAGCGCATCGATGCTCATCCCCTGGAACTGGCGCAGCGAATCGGCCAGCGCACGGCGCAGCAGCGCGGCCATGCCCTTCGGATCACGATGCGCGCCGCCGAGCGGCTCGTTGATGATCTTGTCGATCAGGCCCAGCGCCTTCAGGCGGTGCGCGGTCAGGCCCAGCGCTTCCGCTGCTTCCGGCGCCTTCGCGGCACTCTTCCACAGGATCGACGCACAGCCTTCCGGCGAGATCACCGAGTAGGTCGAGAATTGCAGCATCATCACGGTGTCGGCCACCGCGATCGCGAGCGCGCCGCCCGAACCGCCCTCGCCGATCACCGTCGTGATGATCGGCGTCTTCAGTTCGGCCATCACGTAAAGGTTGCGGCCGATCGCCTCCGACTGGCCGCGCTCTTCCGCGCCGATGCCCGGGTACGCGCCCGGCGTGTCGACGAACGTGAAGATCGGCAGACCGAACTTCTCGGCGAGACGCATCAGGCGTTCGGCCTTGCGATAGCCTTCCGGACGCGGCATCCCGAAGTTGCGCGCGGCGCGCTCCTTCGTGTCGCGGCCCTTCTGGTGACCGATCACCATGCACGGATGGCCGCCGAAGCGCGCGAGGCCGCCGACGATCGACACGTCGTCCGCGAATGCGCGGTCGCCGTGCAGCTCGTGAAAATCGGTAAACAGCTCCGCAACGTAATCGAGCGTGTACGGACGCTGCGGATGCCGCGCGATCTGCGAGACCTGCCACGGCGACAGGTTCGCGTAGAGGTCTTTCGTCAGTTGCTGGCTTTTCTTCGACAACCGCTCGATTTCTTCCGAAATGTCGACAGCCGAGTCGTCCTGCACGAATCGCAGCTCTTCGATCTTGGCCTCGAGTTCGGCGATCGGCTGTTCGAAATCCAGAAACGTGGTCTTCATGTGTTCGAATCCTTGGGTCTTGCGGCAGCGCGTATTCTACCCGCGCGGGCGACGCTCAAAACCGGCTCTCAACTATTGACGTTTAAAACCCGATAGCCGCCACTCAGGCGTCGGCGTCGGGTGCATCGAGGCTGCGCCACATGTACCAGGTCGCGACGGTGCGCCACGGTTCCCAGTTGGCGGCAACCTCACGCGCCTCGCTGCGCGTGACGGGTTCCCCGCTGAAGTAATTGACGCTGATCGCGCGGATCAGGCCCGGGTCGTCGAGCGGCAGGACGTCCGGCCGCGACAAATTGAAGATCAGGAACATCTCGGCCGTCCAGCGACTGATGCCGCGGATCTGCGTGAGTTCCGCGATCACGTCCTCGTCGTCCATCGACGTCCATTTGTCGACGTGCAGCGCACCCGACACGAAATGCTGCGCGAGATCGAGGATGTATTCCGTCTTGCGCTTCGACAGCCCGCACGCGATCAGCTTGTCGGCGCCGAGCCGGATCACCGGCTGCGGCGCGAGTTTCGGACAGGCATCGCCGATGCGCGCCCACAGCGACTGCGCGGACGGCACTGAAATCTGCTGGCCGACGACCGAGCGCGCGAGCGTGACGAACGGATCGCCGCGCTTCACGAGATGCGCGGGACCGAACTTCGGAATCAGTTTCTTCAGGATCCGGTCGCGCTTGACGAGGTCGGCGCATGCCTTGTCCCAGTATGCAGGACGCACGACGACCTCCTCGCCGTCCGCTTCGGACGCACGGGCCTTGCGGGCCGCGTCGGCGGCCGGCAACGCAGCCGCCGGCTGCGCATGACCGTTGAGCGCGCCGTTCGGCACGGCGCGCGTCGCGTCCGTCTTCGCCGGCGGCACGCGCTTGGCTGCCGGACGCGCGGCGACCGGGGTCGCGCGCCTGACCGGCGCTTTTCTGGCCGTTGCCATCTTGCCTCCTACCTGACGGATCGGTCAGTGGAACGCGCCGCGCTCATACGCGACGCCATTCGGTCGATCCGCCCGGTTTGTCTTCAAGTGCGATACCCGTCTCGAGCAGTTCCGCCCGGATCCGGTCCGCTTCGGCATAGTCCTTCGCTTGCTTCGCCGCGACACGCGCGGCGATCTTCGCTTCGATCTCGTCGGCGGCGAGCCCGCCCGCCTGCGCGGCGCCGGACGCCTGCTGCAGGAACGCGCGCGGTTCGCGCCCCAGCAGGCCGAGCAGGCCCGCCAGCTGCTTCAGTTGCCGCGCGAGCGATGCGTCGCCCGTGCGATTCACCTCGCCCGCCAGCTCGAACAGCGTCGCCACCGCGACCGGCGTGTTGAAATCGTCGTTCATCGCGGCGGCGAAACGTTGCGCGTGCGGCTCGTTCCAGTCAAGCGCGAGCGTGTCGGCTTCAACATCTTTCAGTGCGGTATAGAGACGCGTGAGCGACGCGCGCGCATCGTCGAGATGCACGTCGCTGTAATTGAGCGGCGAACGGTAGTGCGTGCGCACGATGAAGAAGCGCATGACTTCGGCATCGTAGCGTTCGAGCACTTCGCGGATCGTGAAGAAGTTGCCGAGCGATTTCGACATCTTCTCGTTGTCGACCTGCACGAAGCCGTTGTGCATCCAGTAATTGACGAACGTCTGGCCGGTCGCGCCTTCGCTCTGCGCGATCTCGTTCTCGTGGTGCGGGAATTGCAGATCCTGGCCGCCCCCGTGGATGTCGAAATGCTCGCCGAGCAGCGTGCAGCCCATCGCCGAGCACTCGATGTGCCAGCCCGGGCGACCCATCCCGTACTTCGACGCCCACGACGTGCCCTCCGGATCCTCCGGCTTCGCGCGCTTCCACAGCACGAAATCGAGCGGATCCTCCTTCGCGTCGTTCGCGGCGACGCGCTCGCCCGCGCGCAGGTCGTCGAGCGACTTGCCCGACAGCTTCCCGTAGTTCGCGAACTTGCGCACCGAGTAGTTGACGTCGCCGTCGGTCGCCTGGTACGCGTAGCCGTTCGTCTCGAGCGTCTCGATCATGCCGAGCATCTGCGGGATGAACTCGGTCGCGCGCGGCTCGATGTCGGGCCGCTGGATGCCGAGCGCGCTTTCATCGTCGTGCATCGCGCCGATGAACCGGTCGGTCAGCGACTTGATCGTCTCGCCGTTCTCGACCGCGCGGCGGATGATCTTGTCGTCGATATCGGTGATGTTGCGCACATACGTGACCCGGTAACCGATCGCACGCAACCAGCGCTGGACGAGGTCGAACACGACCAGCATGCGCGCGTGGCCCACGTGACAATAGTCGTATACGGTGATTCCGCATACGTACATCCGCACTTCGCCGGACTGGCGCGGCACGAAGACTTGCTTGTCACGCGCGAGCGTGTTGTAGATGCGCAGTGATTCCATAGAGATGAACCGTGAGCCGAAGGAAACCGCCCTGGCGAAGCTCGCCCAGCATGCGAAACGGACGGACCATCTGCTGCGGCACCAGGCCGAGCGTCCTCGATATCACATGGGGCGGTCAGGCTGCAAGCACAGCGGTGACGGCCACGAGAGGCAAAGAAAGACTGTCTGCCGCTCGCCGGAACGCGCAGACGTTTTGTTAGAATGGCTCGGAGTATAACATTCCGATTTACGCCTATGAAACCTCATCGCGGCCGCGCGCAGAGCGCTGCGACCCTCGTTGCGACCACCGTCATGGGCGTCGCGCTGACGCTTTTCGCGGCTCCCGCGGCGCATGCGCAGAAGGCCCCGGCCACCGCCGACGGCACGCCCGAAATCGACGCATCGATCGCCGGCAAGCAGTGGAAGCAGGCGCTCGCGCAGCTCGACGCGCGCATCGCATCGAACCCGCACGACGTGCAGGCGCAGTTCAAGCGCGGCACGGTGCTGGCCCGCCTGAACCGCGATGACGACGCGATCCAGCAGTTCGTCGCGATCACGCAGGCGTACCCCGAACTGCCCGAGCCGTACAACAACCTTGCGGCGCTTTACGCGAAGCATGGCCGTTACGACGAAGCGCGCACCGCGCTCGTCACGGCGACGCAATCGAACCCGGGCTACTCGCTCGCATACGAGAACCTCGGCGATCTCTACCTGCGCCTCGCGGCCGAGTCGTACAAGCGCGCACAATCGCTCGGCCGCACGAGCGGCGCGACCGCGCAGCGCCTTGCCGATCTCCAGAAGATCGTGTCGCCGCCGAAGGCCGCGCCGAATGCCCGTGCAACCGCACCGGCCACGCGCGACTACGCCGACCGCGCAGCCGCGAACGTGAGCACCACCACGCTGCCGATGTCGCCGACGTTCCAGTTCAGCGGTCCGTCGGGCGCACTGGCGGCGCCGTACGTCGCGCCGTCGAAATAAGCGGCGCGGCCTTCTTTCCCTCCCAACCTGAGGATCGCAATGAAACGTCTGTTGCTGGCGCTTGGCGGCGCCGCCCTTCTCGCGACCGCGACCGCACCTGCGTTCGCGCAATCGGCTACCGCGCACCCCGTCGTGCAGCTGAAGACCTCGCAGGGCGACATCCGCGTCGAGCTCTACCCGGAGAAGGCGCCGAAGTCCGTCGCCAACTTCCTCGATTACGTGAAGGCCGGCCAGTACAACGGCACGATCTTCCATCGCGTGATCAAGGGCTTCATGATCCAGGGCGGCGGCTACAAGACCAACTTCGAGGAGAAGCCGACCCGCGCGCCGATCCCGCTGGAGAGCCGCAATGGTCTGAAGAACCTGACGGGCACGATCGCGATGGCACGCACGAGCGATCCGAACTCGGCCACCGCGCAGTTCTTCATCAACACGGTCGACAACAGCGGCCTCGACTACCCGAACCCGGACGGCAACGGCTATGCGGTGTTCGGCAAGGTCGTGTCGGGCCTCGACGTCGTGAAGAAGATCGAAGGCGTCGCGACGACCTCGCGCGGCCCGATGCAGGACGTGCCCGCGCAACCGATCGTGATCGAATCGGCCAGCATCGTCTCGAAGTAAGAACCTGCCGGCACGTCCGGCGCCTCACGCGGCCGCGTCGCACGACCGGCCGCGTGCCATTTAAACCGCCTCACCGAAGGAATTCATCATGGTTGAACTGCATACGAACCACGGCGTGATCAAGCTCGAGCTCGACGCCGCGAAGGCACCGAAGACGGTCGAGAACTTCCTGAACTACGTGAAGAAGGGCCACTACGACGGCACCGTGTTCCATCGCGTGATCAACGGCTTCATGATCCAGGGCGGCGGCTTCGAGCCGGGCCTGAAGCAGAAGCCGACCGATGCGCCGATCGACAACGAGGCGAACAACGGCCTGAAGAACGACAACTACACGGTCGCGATGGCGCGCACGAACGATCCGCACTCGGCGACCGCCCAGTTCTTCATCAACGTGAACGACAACGACTTCCTGAACCATTCGTCGCCGACGCCGCAGGGCTGGGGCTACGCCGTGTTCGGCAAGGTCGTCGAAGGCCAGGACGTGGTCGACAAGATCAAGGGCGTCAAGACGGGCAACGCCGGTTTCCACCAGGACGTGCCGACTGACGACGTCGTGATCGAGAAGGCCGTCGTGGTCTGACGCGTCGTTACGGAGGCACTTCGATGTTGCAGGAGAGTCCGCCGCGAAGCGTCTCCGCGGGCGTGCCGGGCGAGCGCGAATACGCGCAAGCCGCACGCCCGTTCCTGTTTCTCTCCGATCTGCACCTGAGCGAAGCGATTCCGAAGACGGTCGCTGCGTTCGAGCATTTCGTGAAATACACCGCCGACAGCGCCGACTCGGTGTTCATCCTCGGCGACCTGTTCGAATACTGGATCGGCGACGACATCCTCGACGACGATCCATTTGCAGCACGCATGGCCGCGCTGATGCACACGTTCTCGGAGCGCGGCATTGCACTCTACGTGATGCACGGCAATCGCGATTTCCTGCTCGGCCGGCGCTTCATGAAGGCAGCCGGCGCGATGCTGCTACCGGATCCTTCGCTGATCATGGCATTCGGCCAGCGCATCGTGCTCGCCCATGGCGACGCACAATGCACGGCCGACCGCGGCTACCAGGTGTTCCGCCGCTTCGCACGCAACCGCGCTGCGCAATGGCTGTTTCTCGCATGGCCGTTCCGCTGGCGCCGCGCGCTCGCGCAGCGCATGCGCTCGAACAGCGAAGCGGGCCGGATGCGCCCCGCTTCGGCGATTTACGATGTCACGCGTGACGGCGTGGCCGCGCTGTTCCGGAAAAGCCGCGCGAGCGTGATCATTCACGGCCACACGCACCGCCCTGCGCGGCACATGGAACCAGGTGGCATCCGCTGGGTGCTGCCCGACTGGGATCTCGACCACGGCAAGCCGCGCGGCGGCTACCTGCGCGTCGATGCGGAAGGCATCCACGCGATGCCGCTCGACTGACACCGCCGCTGCCGTCGCACCAACCGGCAACAGCGGGCATCCATTGAATTACACCTGGCGCTCGACCGACTTGCCTTCCAGCACGGCCGACAGCCGGCGCAGATCGAGGCGCGCCGCATCGGCGCCCTGCAGCGTTTCCAGATGCGTGCCGAGCCGCTCGAGTGCGGCGACGATCTCGTCGACGCGGCGGCTTTCCTTCGCCGCATGATCGATCAGGCCATGAATCGCAAGCGACATCGGATCGTCGGCATTCGGCGTGATCCCGTATGCGCAGAACGCCGCGCGTTCGGGCTGCGACTTCGGCTGCGCCGGCATCACGATGCGCGCCGGATTGCCGACCGCCGTACCGCCCGCCGGCACCGGCTTCACGACGACCGCATTCGAGCCGATCTTCGCGCCCGCACCGACCGTGAAGCCGCCGAGCACCTTCGCGCCGGCGCCGACGATCACACCGGCCTCGAGCGTCGGGTGGCGCTTGGCGCCGCGCGTGAGCGACGTGCCGCCCAGCGTCACGCCCTGATAGATCGTGCAATCGTCGCCGACGATCGCCGTCTCGCCGATCACGACGCCCATCCCGTGATCGATGAACACGCGCCGGCCGATCGTCGCGCCGGGGTGAATCTCGATCCCCGTCAGGAACCGGCCGGCCTGCGATGCGAAACGCGCGAGCCAGAAGCGCTTCGCGCGCCAGCATGCGTGTGCGAAACGATGCAGCACGAGCGCATGCAACCCCGGATAACAGGTCAGCACTTCCCATGCACTGCGAGCGGCGGGATCCCGCTCGCGAATCGTTGCAACGTCTTCGCGCAGTCTCGTGAACATGATGTGGTCTGGGAAAAGGCCGGCGCGCATCGCCGACGATGACCGGCCGTTATCGCGCCGGGTAATTTACTTATGACGTTTGGCGATTGTAGGGCGAGTCACGAACGGCCGCACGCGCTCGCCAGTTCACCCCGCAGACGGCGCGGGTATTCGGGCGGAACGCTTGCAGTTGCCGGGTTTGCGGGGTGGTCGACCAAGTGGAGCAAGCCGCCCCGGCGCTTTCGGTGGCCAACCCGGCACCCGTCGACGGGGGTGGTTGCCCCGCGCGCCGGGACTTCCGGCAATCCGTGCGCCGACCGCTTACGCGTCGCCGCCGGGCTTGCCCGATTTCAGCAGGATGTGCTTCGCGACACCGCGCAGGATGTTGACCTCCTCGCGCTCGAGGCCCGTGCGTGCGAACAGCCGCCGCAGCCGCGGCATCAGCTTCTTCGGATTGCGCGGATCGAGGAAATCGAGCGCGATCAGCGCGTTCTCGAGGTGCACGTACATCCGCTCGATCTCGTCGCTCTGCGCAAGCGTGCCGGCTTCGGCCGACGGTTGCGCCGGCGGCTCGCTCGCCTGCTCGAGAAACGCGACGCGCAACTCGTACGCAAGCACCTGCACGGCCTGTGCGAGATTCAGCGAACTGTAGGCCGGGTTCGCTGGAATATGGGCCAGCGCGCTGCACTGCTCGACATGCTCGTTCGCGAGGCCCGTGCGCTCGTTGCCGAACACGAGCGCGATGTCGCCCGTGCCGACCTGCGCGCACGCCTGCCTGGCCGCGGCACGCGGCGCCAGGCGCGGCGGCCCGTATTCGCGCGCGCGTGCGGTCAGCGCGATCGACCAGTGAACGCCGGACAGCGCGTCGCCGAGCGTCGGCACGACGTGCGCGGACGCGAGGACGTCGTCCGCGCCGCTGGCCATCGCGATCGCCTCGGGATCGCTCTGCACGTGCGGCACGCGCGGCGCGACCAGCACGAGACGTGAAAATCCCATCGTTTTCAGTGCGCGGGCAGCCGCCCCGACATTGCCGGGATGGCTCGGCTCGACGAGCACGAAACGGGTGGACGTGAAGCCGCCGGACGGCGACCAGGACGAGGCCGCGCCCGGCTCGGACGGCGCGGCGGTGATCTGCGGGGTTTCCACTACGATACGACTCGGTTCATCAGAATGGCAGTATGGTATCGCCATCGTCGCAGCA
This region of Burkholderia contaminans genomic DNA includes:
- the tilS gene encoding tRNA lysidine(34) synthetase TilS, with the protein product MIPPTEFSADRVVLDAVGVALSGMPADARIAIAYSGGLDSTVLLDAAVRVAGASRCVALHVHHGLSANADAWVAHAEASAVALGVAFESMRVDVPRDSGLGVEATAREQRYAALDEMCERHGAAALWLAQHADDQAETVLLQLLRGAGIAGLAAMAPRYRPDGVSVERVRPLLRLLRAQLERYATQRDLAWIDDESNNDTRFARNALRIDVLPALAVHFPGFRDALGRAAQHAAAAQRLLDDLAELDFAVAARDDGQALSRDALVAFDDTRGANLLRFWMRRLGLPGASAARLANMMRQLRATNVAHALRVDHAGQCLRLYRDVVYWEAGDSSEPADDGTGSPHPEAVLAWDGQEVWRLPGWRGTFVFAPADAGSADAVPEARLRGARLAARARAGGERMRTSPGGPGRTLKNLFQERGVPAWQRDVPLLFSGDLLIYVPRLGVNRDAGLSGGGAPGDGAWRRIEWRPDLLIA
- a CDS encoding acetyl-CoA carboxylase carboxyltransferase subunit alpha, whose amino-acid sequence is MKTTFLDFEQPIAELEAKIEELRFVQDDSAVDISEEIERLSKKSQQLTKDLYANLSPWQVSQIARHPQRPYTLDYVAELFTDFHELHGDRAFADDVSIVGGLARFGGHPCMVIGHQKGRDTKERAARNFGMPRPEGYRKAERLMRLAEKFGLPIFTFVDTPGAYPGIGAEERGQSEAIGRNLYVMAELKTPIITTVIGEGGSGGALAIAVADTVMMLQFSTYSVISPEGCASILWKSAAKAPEAAEALGLTAHRLKALGLIDKIINEPLGGAHRDPKGMAALLRRALADSLRQFQGMSIDALRERRFERLMAYGKFKETTPGA
- a CDS encoding DNA-3-methyladenine glycosylase family protein produces the protein MATARKAPVRRATPVAARPAAKRVPPAKTDATRAVPNGALNGHAQPAAALPAADAARKARASEADGEEVVVRPAYWDKACADLVKRDRILKKLIPKFGPAHLVKRGDPFVTLARSVVGQQISVPSAQSLWARIGDACPKLAPQPVIRLGADKLIACGLSKRKTEYILDLAQHFVSGALHVDKWTSMDDEDVIAELTQIRGISRWTAEMFLIFNLSRPDVLPLDDPGLIRAISVNYFSGEPVTRSEAREVAANWEPWRTVATWYMWRSLDAPDADA
- the cysS gene encoding cysteine--tRNA ligase, with product MESLRIYNTLARDKQVFVPRQSGEVRMYVCGITVYDYCHVGHARMLVVFDLVQRWLRAIGYRVTYVRNITDIDDKIIRRAVENGETIKSLTDRFIGAMHDDESALGIQRPDIEPRATEFIPQMLGMIETLETNGYAYQATDGDVNYSVRKFANYGKLSGKSLDDLRAGERVAANDAKEDPLDFVLWKRAKPEDPEGTSWASKYGMGRPGWHIECSAMGCTLLGEHFDIHGGGQDLQFPHHENEIAQSEGATGQTFVNYWMHNGFVQVDNEKMSKSLGNFFTIREVLERYDAEVMRFFIVRTHYRSPLNYSDVHLDDARASLTRLYTALKDVEADTLALDWNEPHAQRFAAAMNDDFNTPVAVATLFELAGEVNRTGDASLARQLKQLAGLLGLLGREPRAFLQQASGAAQAGGLAADEIEAKIAARVAAKQAKDYAEADRIRAELLETGIALEDKPGGSTEWRRV
- a CDS encoding tetratricopeptide repeat protein: MKPHRGRAQSAATLVATTVMGVALTLFAAPAAHAQKAPATADGTPEIDASIAGKQWKQALAQLDARIASNPHDVQAQFKRGTVLARLNRDDDAIQQFVAITQAYPELPEPYNNLAALYAKHGRYDEARTALVTATQSNPGYSLAYENLGDLYLRLAAESYKRAQSLGRTSGATAQRLADLQKIVSPPKAAPNARATAPATRDYADRAAANVSTTTLPMSPTFQFSGPSGALAAPYVAPSK
- a CDS encoding peptidylprolyl isomerase, translating into MKRLLLALGGAALLATATAPAFAQSATAHPVVQLKTSQGDIRVELYPEKAPKSVANFLDYVKAGQYNGTIFHRVIKGFMIQGGGYKTNFEEKPTRAPIPLESRNGLKNLTGTIAMARTSDPNSATAQFFINTVDNSGLDYPNPDGNGYAVFGKVVSGLDVVKKIEGVATTSRGPMQDVPAQPIVIESASIVSK
- a CDS encoding peptidylprolyl isomerase; translation: MVELHTNHGVIKLELDAAKAPKTVENFLNYVKKGHYDGTVFHRVINGFMIQGGGFEPGLKQKPTDAPIDNEANNGLKNDNYTVAMARTNDPHSATAQFFINVNDNDFLNHSSPTPQGWGYAVFGKVVEGQDVVDKIKGVKTGNAGFHQDVPTDDVVIEKAVVV
- a CDS encoding UDP-2,3-diacylglucosamine diphosphatase, coding for MLQESPPRSVSAGVPGEREYAQAARPFLFLSDLHLSEAIPKTVAAFEHFVKYTADSADSVFILGDLFEYWIGDDILDDDPFAARMAALMHTFSERGIALYVMHGNRDFLLGRRFMKAAGAMLLPDPSLIMAFGQRIVLAHGDAQCTADRGYQVFRRFARNRAAQWLFLAWPFRWRRALAQRMRSNSEAGRMRPASAIYDVTRDGVAALFRKSRASVIIHGHTHRPARHMEPGGIRWVLPDWDLDHGKPRGGYLRVDAEGIHAMPLD
- the cysE gene encoding serine O-acetyltransferase, whose amino-acid sequence is MRAGLFPDHIMFTRLREDVATIRERDPAARSAWEVLTCYPGLHALVLHRFAHACWRAKRFWLARFASQAGRFLTGIEIHPGATIGRRVFIDHGMGVVIGETAIVGDDCTIYQGVTLGGTSLTRGAKRHPTLEAGVIVGAGAKVLGGFTVGAGAKIGSNAVVVKPVPAGGTAVGNPARIVMPAQPKSQPERAAFCAYGITPNADDPMSLAIHGLIDHAAKESRRVDEIVAALERLGTHLETLQGADAARLDLRRLSAVLEGKSVERQV
- a CDS encoding RNA methyltransferase, translated to METPQITAAPSEPGAASSWSPSGGFTSTRFVLVEPSHPGNVGAAARALKTMGFSRLVLVAPRVPHVQSDPEAIAMASGADDVLASAHVVPTLGDALSGVHWSIALTARAREYGPPRLAPRAAARQACAQVGTGDIALVFGNERTGLANEHVEQCSALAHIPANPAYSSLNLAQAVQVLAYELRVAFLEQASEPPAQPSAEAGTLAQSDEIERMYVHLENALIALDFLDPRNPKKLMPRLRRLFARTGLEREEVNILRGVAKHILLKSGKPGGDA